In a single window of the Micromonospora sp. WMMD1155 genome:
- a CDS encoding LuxR family transcriptional regulator translates to MQLTVLRGRDDECRSVRSLLDDVTNAGGALLLHGEPGSGRTALVGYAHRYAPRCTVLAGSGLAEEAGLPYAGLQRLVDPVLDRAAALPHEQRRLLRRALSGDGCPADRRLTLSMAVLGLVTAAAGDRPLLVTMDDVDRGDPQTAEVLAFVARRLRHLPVAVLLTAGVAATVDGIPAYRLRALTEQESAALLTDRLRSSTGPGRAECPAASVLTALAGIGGGNPQALADLAGVLTPGQWRGEEPLPAAPPPDGALGRAYRARLDRLPPETRRVLLLAALDEGGEPGTLIRATAAAGAEIEALAPAEVAGLVRVEARGVTFPQPLVRTMIGATAPLAERRAAHRLLAGVMVAHGQRLRRAMHLAAAAAGADPVLADELEEAALGGVGGWATASAALCRAAELSDEPTRTATRLLTAARYAWAGGRPDVARLLLDRLRPVCTDPDVRGRADLLRGELELRCGTATRASARLLAAAEAVTDTDRALALSGLARAGEAVCFAGDQYRYAEVGRRASALRRPDDPPAMELMSSLVAGVAATLRGDHERAGPALRRAVVLGGRLTGPAMTPTALCCAAAAGLVVAVDGAAHRLADRAVAVAREQGELSMLSRALELRAVAEYWLGRHEAAAETSRDGLRVARATGQVNCADVHLGMLAVLAAVRADRDTSLRRIREMGEAPTPGSRPHALAGWALAVLDLVDGRHAEAADRLASLARLGTGRGQVLVQVMATPYLVEAAAHLPCRPAATAALAVFDRWASSTASPLRRALSARCHALLAPRGGPEAEQEFQRALRLHPSEAGTFERARTELLFGQELRRIRRPRDARTHLHQAREMFTLLGVGCWAEQATTELRAAGESVGAPDFPAARLLTGQQLRIAEMVAEGATNREVAARMFLSTRTVDHHLRNVFHRLGIRSRTELARAFATGRHVGLASDR, encoded by the coding sequence GTGCAACTAACCGTGCTGCGTGGCCGGGACGACGAGTGCCGGTCGGTCCGGAGCCTGCTCGACGACGTGACGAACGCCGGCGGTGCCCTGCTGCTGCACGGCGAACCCGGATCGGGTCGTACGGCGCTGGTCGGGTACGCCCACCGGTACGCCCCGCGCTGCACCGTGCTCGCCGGGAGCGGGCTCGCCGAGGAGGCCGGCCTCCCGTATGCCGGTCTGCAACGTCTGGTCGACCCGGTGCTCGACCGGGCCGCCGCCCTGCCGCACGAGCAGCGCCGGTTGCTGCGACGCGCGCTGTCCGGCGATGGATGCCCGGCCGACCGTCGACTCACGCTGTCGATGGCGGTGCTCGGGTTGGTCACCGCGGCCGCCGGGGACCGACCGCTGCTCGTCACCATGGACGACGTCGACCGGGGCGACCCGCAGACCGCCGAGGTGCTGGCCTTCGTCGCCCGCCGACTGCGGCACCTGCCCGTCGCCGTCCTGCTCACCGCAGGCGTCGCCGCCACCGTCGACGGGATACCCGCGTACCGACTGCGCGCGCTGACCGAGCAGGAGAGCGCCGCGCTCCTCACCGACCGGCTGCGGTCGTCGACCGGGCCGGGGAGAGCCGAGTGCCCCGCCGCGTCGGTTCTGACCGCCCTGGCCGGTATCGGCGGCGGCAACCCGCAGGCACTGGCGGACCTGGCCGGAGTCCTCACCCCGGGTCAGTGGCGAGGTGAGGAGCCGCTGCCCGCGGCACCGCCGCCGGACGGCGCTCTGGGCCGCGCGTACCGGGCCCGGCTGGATCGGCTGCCACCGGAGACCCGACGGGTGCTGCTGCTCGCCGCGCTCGACGAGGGCGGCGAGCCGGGCACGCTGATCCGGGCCACCGCAGCCGCCGGCGCCGAGATCGAGGCGCTCGCCCCGGCGGAGGTGGCCGGCCTGGTCCGGGTCGAGGCCCGCGGCGTCACCTTTCCCCAGCCGCTGGTACGCACGATGATCGGGGCCACCGCGCCGCTCGCGGAACGGCGCGCGGCGCACCGACTGCTCGCCGGGGTGATGGTCGCCCACGGACAGCGGTTGCGTCGGGCGATGCACCTCGCCGCCGCCGCGGCGGGTGCGGACCCGGTGCTCGCCGATGAACTGGAGGAGGCCGCGCTCGGCGGCGTCGGCGGCTGGGCCACCGCGTCGGCGGCGCTGTGCCGGGCCGCCGAACTCAGCGACGAACCCACCCGGACGGCTACCCGGCTGCTGACCGCAGCCCGCTACGCCTGGGCCGGGGGCCGGCCCGACGTGGCGCGACTTCTCCTCGATCGCCTCCGCCCGGTGTGCACCGATCCGGACGTCCGAGGTCGCGCCGACCTGCTCCGCGGTGAGCTGGAGCTACGGTGCGGCACCGCGACACGTGCGTCGGCCCGGCTGCTCGCCGCCGCCGAGGCGGTGACCGACACCGACCGCGCGCTGGCGCTGTCCGGGCTGGCCCGAGCCGGCGAGGCGGTCTGCTTCGCCGGTGACCAGTACCGGTACGCCGAGGTCGGCCGCCGGGCGTCGGCGTTGCGGCGGCCGGACGACCCGCCCGCCATGGAGCTGATGAGCAGTCTGGTCGCCGGAGTGGCCGCGACCCTGCGGGGTGACCACGAACGAGCCGGGCCGGCCCTGCGTCGCGCGGTCGTGCTGGGCGGTCGGCTGACCGGCCCGGCGATGACCCCCACCGCGCTCTGCTGTGCGGCGGCAGCCGGGCTGGTGGTCGCGGTGGACGGCGCGGCCCACCGACTCGCCGACCGGGCCGTCGCGGTGGCCCGGGAGCAGGGCGAACTGTCCATGCTGTCCCGCGCGCTGGAGCTGCGGGCGGTCGCCGAGTACTGGTTGGGACGGCACGAGGCGGCGGCGGAGACCTCCCGCGACGGGCTGCGGGTCGCCCGCGCCACCGGGCAGGTCAACTGCGCCGACGTCCACCTCGGCATGCTCGCCGTGCTCGCCGCCGTACGGGCCGACCGGGACACCAGCCTGCGACGGATCCGCGAGATGGGCGAGGCGCCGACGCCGGGCAGCCGCCCGCACGCGCTCGCCGGTTGGGCCCTGGCGGTGCTCGACCTGGTCGACGGTCGGCACGCCGAAGCCGCGGACCGGTTGGCGTCGTTGGCCCGGCTCGGAACCGGGCGCGGTCAGGTGCTCGTGCAGGTGATGGCCACCCCGTACCTGGTGGAGGCGGCGGCGCACCTGCCCTGCCGACCGGCGGCGACGGCGGCGCTCGCCGTGTTCGACAGGTGGGCCAGCAGCACCGCGAGCCCGTTGCGTCGGGCCCTGTCCGCCAGATGCCACGCGCTGCTCGCGCCTCGCGGCGGCCCCGAGGCCGAGCAGGAGTTCCAGCGGGCGCTGCGACTGCACCCGAGCGAGGCCGGCACGTTCGAGCGGGCACGCACCGAGCTGCTCTTCGGTCAGGAACTGCGCCGCATCCGACGCCCGCGCGACGCGCGTACGCACCTGCACCAGGCGCGCGAGATGTTCACGCTGCTCGGGGTCGGCTGCTGGGCCGAGCAGGCCACCACGGAGCTGCGGGCGGCCGGTGAGTCGGTCGGCGCACCGGATTTCCCGGCGGCGCGGCTGCTGACCGGGCAACAACTGCGGATCGCCGAGATGGTCGCGGAGGGCGCGACCAACCGGGAGGTCGCCGCCCGGATGTTCCTCTCCACCCGTACGGTCGACCACCACCTGCGCAATGTGTTCCACCGGCTGGGCATCCGCTCGCGTACCGAGTTGGCCCGCGCGTTCGCGACCGGGCGCCATGTCGGGCTGGCCTCCGACCGCTGA
- a CDS encoding acyl-CoA dehydrogenase family protein yields MELTLSTEQAAVRQLAAEFADRELLPHAATWDRRESVDPAIVGMLGDLGFLGLTIAEADGGSGGDHLAYCLVLEELGRGDSAVRGIVSVSLGLVAKSIAAHGSTAQRAEWLPRLCAGTALGCFALTEPDSGSDAAALRTRAVRDGADWLLTGTKTFITNGTTADVALVFARTGGPGHRGITAFLVPTDSPGLTRREIHGKLGLRGQATGELRFDEVRVPDAARLGVEGSGFRLALSTLAKGRMSVAAGCVGIAQGCLDAAVGYAGERTQFGKPIAGHQLVQQLLAAIAVDTAAARLLVWQVADLIDRDQPFATEASMAKLFASEAAVRAANNAVQVFGGYGYIDEYPVGKYLRDARVATLYEGTSQIQQLLIGRALTGVNAF; encoded by the coding sequence ATGGAGCTCACCCTCTCCACCGAGCAGGCGGCGGTCCGCCAACTGGCCGCCGAGTTCGCCGACCGGGAGCTGTTGCCGCACGCGGCCACCTGGGACCGGCGCGAGTCGGTCGACCCCGCCATCGTCGGCATGCTGGGTGACCTGGGCTTCCTCGGCTTGACCATCGCCGAGGCCGACGGCGGCTCCGGTGGCGACCACCTCGCGTACTGCCTGGTCCTGGAGGAGCTCGGCCGGGGCGACTCGGCGGTGCGCGGCATCGTCTCGGTCTCGCTCGGCCTGGTCGCGAAGTCCATCGCCGCCCACGGCTCGACGGCGCAGCGGGCCGAGTGGCTGCCCCGACTCTGCGCCGGCACCGCACTCGGCTGCTTCGCGCTGACCGAACCGGACAGCGGCTCGGACGCGGCGGCACTGCGCACCCGGGCCGTCCGCGACGGCGCCGACTGGTTGCTCACCGGCACGAAGACGTTCATCACCAACGGCACCACCGCCGACGTCGCGCTGGTCTTCGCCCGCACCGGCGGCCCCGGGCACCGGGGCATCACCGCCTTCCTGGTGCCCACCGACAGCCCCGGGCTGACGCGACGGGAGATCCACGGCAAGCTGGGCCTGCGTGGCCAGGCCACCGGCGAGTTGCGCTTCGACGAGGTACGCGTGCCCGACGCGGCCCGCCTCGGCGTCGAGGGCAGCGGGTTCCGCCTGGCGCTGTCCACCCTCGCCAAGGGGCGGATGTCGGTGGCCGCCGGTTGCGTCGGCATCGCGCAGGGCTGCCTCGACGCGGCGGTCGGCTACGCGGGGGAGCGGACCCAGTTCGGCAAGCCGATCGCCGGGCACCAACTCGTCCAACAACTGCTCGCGGCCATCGCCGTGGACACCGCCGCCGCCCGGCTGCTGGTGTGGCAGGTGGCCGACCTGATCGACCGCGACCAGCCGTTCGCCACCGAGGCGTCCATGGCCAAGCTCTTCGCCAGCGAGGCCGCGGTCCGCGCGGCCAACAACGCGGTCCAGGTGTTCGGTGGGTACGGCTACATCGACGAGTACCCGGTCGGCAAGTACCTGCGGGACGCGCGGGTCGCCACCCTCTACGAGGGCACCAGCCAGATCCAGCAACTGCTCATCGGACGCGCGCTCACCGGCGTCAACGCCTTCTGA
- a CDS encoding vanadium-dependent haloperoxidase: MRSRPQSRHLIRSRAIPATIALGAVVVATMTGPVPAAAVPDTARANPVITWDLNAQTAIWDVAAQQPNEQVRSFAMVNGAVYDALNAIAGAPYQPYLTAPPSSGTESVDAAVASAAHDVLAALFPDQRERLRAQYDAALATIRDGRSKQGGIRIGARAAAAMVTARQDDGAFGDQQWRHGTTPGQWRPTPPLFLSQGAWTGHMRPFLIPRASTFRAPEPPRLTSSAYARDLNEVKEFGSATSTARTQDQTEAAIWWHDRRSASWEIKRQLATTRQLDALQTARFFAMTDLIVADSGVACFSQKDVWSYWRPVTAIQLAGTDGNPRTTADPGWQSLLVTPPFPEYPSGHACGTGARMSLYRHFFGRDDVTFSGSSADSGTTRQFTSFAQALDELIGARVWGGVHFRTADVEGAKIGEEVSRYAIRHHFRPLK, encoded by the coding sequence ATGAGGAGCCGCCCGCAATCACGTCACCTGATCCGATCACGCGCCATTCCCGCGACCATCGCGCTCGGCGCGGTGGTCGTCGCCACCATGACGGGGCCGGTGCCCGCAGCCGCGGTCCCCGACACCGCACGCGCCAATCCGGTGATCACCTGGGACCTGAACGCCCAGACGGCGATCTGGGATGTCGCGGCTCAGCAACCGAACGAGCAGGTGCGCAGTTTCGCAATGGTGAACGGGGCCGTCTACGACGCGCTGAACGCGATCGCCGGCGCCCCGTACCAGCCGTACCTCACCGCACCGCCGTCGAGCGGGACCGAGTCGGTGGACGCCGCCGTCGCCAGCGCCGCCCATGACGTGCTCGCCGCGCTCTTTCCCGATCAGCGGGAACGGCTTCGGGCACAGTACGATGCGGCGCTCGCCACGATCCGCGACGGACGGTCGAAGCAGGGCGGCATCAGGATCGGGGCGCGAGCCGCGGCCGCGATGGTCACCGCACGGCAGGACGACGGCGCGTTCGGGGACCAGCAGTGGCGCCACGGGACGACGCCCGGCCAGTGGCGACCCACGCCGCCGCTGTTCCTGTCCCAGGGCGCCTGGACCGGCCACATGCGGCCGTTCCTCATCCCCCGCGCGTCGACGTTCCGCGCCCCCGAGCCGCCGCGACTGACCAGCAGCGCCTACGCCCGCGACCTCAACGAGGTGAAGGAGTTCGGCTCCGCGACGAGCACGGCGCGCACGCAGGACCAGACGGAGGCCGCGATCTGGTGGCACGACCGGCGATCAGCCTCCTGGGAGATCAAGCGACAGCTCGCCACCACCCGACAGCTGGACGCCCTGCAGACCGCGCGCTTCTTCGCGATGACCGACCTCATCGTGGCCGACTCCGGCGTGGCGTGCTTCAGCCAGAAGGACGTCTGGAGCTACTGGCGTCCGGTCACCGCGATTCAATTGGCCGGCACGGACGGTAACCCGAGGACGACCGCCGACCCCGGCTGGCAGTCGCTGCTCGTCACGCCGCCCTTCCCCGAGTACCCCTCCGGCCACGCCTGCGGCACCGGTGCGCGGATGTCGCTGTACCGACACTTCTTCGGCCGCGACGACGTCACGTTCAGCGGGTCCAGCGCCGACTCCGGCACGACCCGGCAGTTCACCAGCTTCGCGCAAGCGCTCGACGAACTCATCGGCGCACGCGTCTGGGGCGGCGTCCACTTCCGCACCGCTGACGTCGAGGGGGCGAAAATCGGCGAGGAGGTCTCCCGCTATGCGATCCGGCACCACTTCCGCCCGCTGAAGTAG
- a CDS encoding acetylxylan esterase, with amino-acid sequence MPYTAFTLDELRRYAPDVAEPDDFATFWRDTLAEAATRPVLVDVRPEPTDLRLLDSWDVTFSGFGGDPVRAWYTRPAGVGESLPTVVEYAGYGRGRGLPHERLTWPVAGYAHLLMDNRGQAGQYGAGDTPDRHGAPGGPWPVTWGILDPRDYHYRRLITDAVRAVQAVRALPGVDADRVSVVGNSQGGGLALAVAGLVDDLAAVLTSAPFLCDMRSAVQLTDLAPYGEIARYLAVHREAEEAVWRTLSYVDAVAFARRATAPAQFGVGRRDTVCPPRTAFAAYNHYGVANGRPAPPECEIHVYPFNGHEGGEAVHVRRQLRWLATVLHPTHASAV; translated from the coding sequence GTGCCCTACACCGCCTTCACCCTCGACGAGCTCCGGCGGTACGCCCCGGACGTCGCCGAGCCCGACGACTTCGCCACGTTCTGGCGGGACACGCTCGCCGAGGCGGCGACCCGACCGGTGCTCGTCGACGTCCGTCCGGAGCCCACCGACCTGCGGCTGCTCGACTCCTGGGATGTCACGTTCAGCGGCTTCGGTGGCGACCCCGTGCGGGCCTGGTACACCCGCCCGGCCGGTGTCGGGGAGTCACTGCCGACCGTGGTCGAGTACGCGGGCTACGGACGGGGCCGCGGCCTGCCGCACGAGCGGCTGACCTGGCCGGTGGCCGGGTACGCGCACCTGTTGATGGACAACCGGGGCCAGGCGGGGCAGTACGGCGCCGGGGACACCCCCGACCGGCACGGTGCGCCGGGCGGACCCTGGCCGGTCACCTGGGGGATCCTCGATCCGCGCGACTACCACTACCGCCGTCTGATCACCGACGCGGTCCGGGCGGTGCAGGCGGTCCGCGCCCTGCCCGGGGTCGACGCCGACCGGGTCAGCGTGGTCGGCAACAGCCAGGGCGGCGGCCTCGCCCTGGCGGTGGCCGGTCTCGTCGACGACCTCGCCGCGGTGCTGACCAGCGCGCCGTTCCTCTGCGACATGCGAAGCGCCGTCCAGCTCACCGACCTCGCGCCGTACGGCGAGATCGCCCGTTACCTGGCCGTGCATCGGGAGGCCGAGGAAGCCGTGTGGCGCACGCTGTCCTACGTGGACGCCGTCGCCTTCGCCCGGCGGGCGACGGCACCGGCGCAGTTCGGGGTCGGCCGACGCGACACCGTCTGCCCGCCGCGAACCGCCTTCGCCGCCTACAACCACTACGGCGTCGCCAACGGTCGACCGGCCCCGCCGGAGTGCGAGATCCACGTGTACCCGTTCAACGGCCATGAGGGCGGCGAAGCGGTCCACGTCCGACGTCAACTGCGCTGGCTCGCCACGGTGCTCCATCCCACCCACGCATCCGCGGTGTGA
- a CDS encoding cellulose binding domain-containing protein yields the protein MSSSMLGRPVPPAPTAAAAKMSRPRRARLWWSALATVAAMIAAVPIATSPANAESNGGVRVMPLGDSITDGFNVPGGYRIELWQRFTAGGYRVDFVGSQFNGPASLGDHDHQGHSGWTIAQIDANVVNWLRATNPRTVLLHIGTNDMYGDTSGAPGRLATLVDRITDTAPNADVFVATIIPKSGADNQVRGYNNAIPGIVQSRAAAGKRVHLVDMYRALTLSDLADGVHPNATGYRKMAAAWYDALRAVPGSIGGDTPPTTPPPTTPAPSGDCRVAYTVNAWNSGLTASISVTNTSGTPVNGWALAFTLPSGQSITSGWNAGYSPSSGAVTARNVSYNATIAPNTSVDIGFQATHTGNSGRPSAFTLNGTACTVA from the coding sequence ATGAGCAGTTCGATGCTCGGCCGTCCCGTCCCTCCCGCACCCACCGCCGCCGCTGCCAAGATGTCGCGGCCCCGCCGGGCTCGCCTGTGGTGGTCCGCCCTGGCCACCGTCGCCGCCATGATCGCCGCCGTACCGATCGCGACCAGTCCGGCGAACGCGGAGTCCAACGGCGGCGTCCGCGTGATGCCGCTCGGTGACTCGATCACCGACGGGTTCAACGTCCCCGGCGGCTACCGGATCGAACTGTGGCAGCGGTTCACGGCCGGCGGTTACCGGGTCGACTTCGTCGGCTCGCAGTTCAACGGCCCGGCCAGTCTCGGCGACCACGACCACCAGGGGCACTCCGGGTGGACGATCGCCCAGATCGACGCCAACGTCGTCAACTGGTTGCGGGCCACGAACCCCCGGACCGTGCTGCTGCACATCGGCACCAACGACATGTACGGTGACACCTCCGGCGCCCCAGGTCGGCTGGCCACCCTCGTCGACCGGATCACCGACACCGCCCCGAACGCCGACGTGTTCGTCGCCACGATCATTCCGAAGTCCGGCGCGGACAACCAGGTCCGGGGGTACAACAACGCGATCCCCGGGATCGTGCAGAGCAGGGCCGCCGCCGGGAAGCGCGTACACCTCGTCGACATGTACCGCGCCCTGACGCTCAGCGACCTGGCCGACGGCGTGCACCCCAACGCCACCGGCTACCGCAAGATGGCCGCCGCCTGGTACGACGCCCTCCGGGCGGTGCCTGGAAGCATCGGCGGCGACACCCCGCCGACCACTCCCCCGCCGACGACGCCCGCCCCGTCGGGTGACTGCCGTGTCGCGTACACGGTGAACGCCTGGAACAGCGGTCTCACCGCGTCCATCTCGGTGACCAACACGAGCGGCACGCCGGTCAACGGTTGGGCCCTGGCGTTCACACTGCCCAGTGGGCAGAGCATCACCAGCGGCTGGAACGCCGGCTACTCCCCGTCCAGTGGCGCGGTCACCGCCCGCAACGTCTCCTACAACGCGACGATCGCGCCGAACACGTCCGTCGACATCGGCTTCCAGGCGACCCACACCGGCAACAGTGGCCGCCCGTCCGCGTTCACCCTCAACGGCACCGCCTGCACGGTCGCCTGA
- a CDS encoding MaoC family dehydratase: MRVFDSFEELTAAVGETFGPGPWRRVEQSRVDLFADATDDHQWIHLDPVRAAAGPFGGTIAHGYLTLSLLPTLAGQLYRVEGVTMGVNYGLNRVRFPAPVRVGAAVRATVTIAEVSPVSGGVQVVATVTVESDSGGKPVCVAETVSRLYRAAEQ, from the coding sequence ATGAGAGTCTTCGACTCGTTCGAGGAGTTGACCGCGGCCGTCGGCGAGACCTTCGGACCCGGGCCGTGGCGACGCGTCGAACAGAGTCGCGTCGACCTCTTCGCCGACGCCACCGACGACCACCAGTGGATCCATCTCGACCCGGTCCGGGCCGCGGCCGGGCCGTTCGGCGGCACCATCGCCCACGGCTACCTGACCCTGTCGCTGCTGCCGACGCTGGCCGGTCAGCTCTACCGGGTCGAGGGCGTGACGATGGGGGTCAATTACGGGCTGAACCGGGTGCGGTTCCCCGCTCCGGTCCGGGTCGGGGCCGCCGTGCGGGCCACCGTCACCATCGCCGAGGTGTCTCCGGTGAGCGGCGGTGTCCAGGTGGTCGCGACGGTCACCGTGGAGAGCGACAGCGGTGGCAAACCCGTCTGCGTCGCCGAGACGGTGAGCCGCCTCTACCGCGCCGCGGAGCAGTGA